One window of the Nocardia huaxiensis genome contains the following:
- a CDS encoding SDR family NAD(P)-dependent oxidoreductase has protein sequence MKTILITGATSGIGLEAAQQLGAQGHHLVLIGRDPGKLADSRQLVQNAGAPEVDTLVCDFGSQTSVRKLAAAIQSDYDRIDVLANNAGGYSKERVETEDGIESTFAVNHLGGFLLTELLLEFLVQGAPARVVFTSSVMHYSATMDFDDPTFRRNYSGERAYNRSKLANVLYTRALAQRLSGTALTVNSFHPGAVATHIWDSMPWYGKPLAAIAKQLFMISPAAGARTLTHLAVAPEVAHLSGHYFQHNRIKTPSRRALDDETAQRLCEISAELVGLPDSWRVDTSL, from the coding sequence ATGAAGACGATCCTGATCACGGGGGCCACATCGGGCATCGGTCTCGAGGCCGCACAGCAGCTCGGCGCGCAGGGCCATCACCTGGTGCTCATCGGCCGCGACCCCGGCAAGCTCGCCGACTCCCGGCAACTGGTCCAGAACGCGGGCGCACCCGAAGTCGACACTCTCGTCTGCGATTTCGGCTCACAGACCTCGGTGCGGAAGCTGGCCGCGGCCATCCAGTCCGATTACGACCGCATCGACGTCCTCGCCAACAATGCCGGCGGCTACTCCAAGGAGCGCGTCGAAACCGAGGACGGCATCGAATCCACGTTCGCGGTCAATCATCTCGGCGGTTTCCTGCTCACCGAGCTGCTGCTGGAGTTCCTCGTCCAGGGCGCCCCCGCGCGGGTCGTGTTCACCTCCTCGGTCATGCACTACAGCGCCACCATGGATTTCGACGATCCGACCTTCCGGCGGAACTACTCGGGCGAAAGGGCCTACAACCGTTCCAAACTGGCGAATGTGCTGTACACGCGCGCTCTGGCACAGCGCCTTTCGGGAACCGCGCTGACCGTCAACTCCTTCCATCCCGGCGCGGTGGCCACCCACATCTGGGACTCCATGCCGTGGTACGGAAAACCCTTGGCGGCCATCGCCAAACAGCTGTTCATGATCTCCCCGGCCGCGGGCGCGCGGACCCTCACACACCTGGCCGTCGCCCCCGAGGTGGCGCATCTGTCCGGACATTACTTCCAGCACAATCGGATCAAGACCCCGTCGCGGCGCGCCCTGGACGACGAGACCGCGCAGCGGCTGTGCGAGATCAGCGCGGAACTGGTCGGCCTGCCCGACAGCTGGCGGGTCGACACCTCCCTGTGA
- a CDS encoding SGNH/GDSL hydrolase family protein produces MKLQHCLSVLAIAAAGILGTAAPATAESGEKYVALGDSFAAGVGISNILDLGCQRSDRNYAHVIAGRLGYSLADVTCGGATTETVTGSQLSAVTADTALVTLGVGGNDVGFTDIVAACVLAGVLASGSADPAVGCKSQFESVMPARLAKVSAEVSTLVSEIRARAPQARIVLVGYPKILPDNAAECAGQQPALAEDIEWARAVVIEGLNAMLRAQAGTEYVSTYELYEGHGVCAPVADRWVNGTSVDNGEGVQFHPNQFGHAATAEWMVAALAG; encoded by the coding sequence GTGAAGCTTCAGCACTGCCTGTCCGTTCTGGCCATCGCCGCCGCCGGAATCCTCGGCACCGCCGCTCCCGCCACCGCCGAAAGCGGCGAAAAGTATGTCGCCCTGGGGGATTCGTTCGCCGCGGGCGTCGGAATCTCCAATATTCTCGATCTGGGGTGTCAGCGGTCGGATCGCAACTACGCGCATGTGATCGCGGGGCGGCTGGGATACAGCCTCGCCGATGTCACCTGCGGAGGAGCCACCACCGAGACCGTCACCGGCAGCCAACTGTCCGCTGTCACCGCCGATACGGCGCTGGTGACGCTCGGCGTCGGCGGGAATGATGTCGGCTTCACCGATATCGTCGCGGCGTGCGTACTGGCCGGGGTGCTCGCCTCCGGGAGCGCGGACCCGGCGGTGGGGTGCAAGAGCCAATTCGAGAGTGTGATGCCGGCTCGGCTCGCGAAGGTCTCGGCCGAGGTGTCGACGCTGGTGTCGGAGATTCGGGCGCGGGCCCCGCAGGCTCGCATCGTGCTCGTGGGGTATCCGAAGATACTGCCGGACAACGCTGCCGAGTGCGCGGGGCAGCAGCCGGCGCTGGCCGAGGACATCGAGTGGGCGCGTGCTGTCGTCATCGAGGGCTTGAACGCCATGCTGCGCGCGCAGGCCGGTACCGAATATGTCAGCACCTATGAGCTGTACGAGGGGCACGGAGTCTGCGCGCCGGTGGCGGATCGCTGGGTGAACGGGACTTCGGTCGACAACGGCGAAGGAGTTCAGTTCCATCCCAATCAGTTCGGGCATGCCGCCACGGCTGAGTGGATGGTCGCCGCCCTGGCCGGTTGA
- a CDS encoding FAD-binding protein has product MRSWDASADVVIVGYGGAGVSAALAARAGGAEVLAIDRYLGGGATALSGGIVYAGGGTWVQRAAGVEDDAENMLAYLRAEVGDAVSERTLRQFCEESAGMIDWLSAHGVPFDASLCPYKTSYPTDDYYLYYSGSENSGGYRELATPKQRGHRAHGRGVSGKKLFGPLAASAARLGVKVRTGTRATRLVVEEGRVIGVEAITLADAPAAVQRRFAALARISAKPGVYHQGLRRAVQLLLDRIERKHGRSIRIEARSGVILTTGGFIANGAMVARHAPEYPWAEGLPLGTAGDDGSGIAMAESLGAATSKMSTISTWRFIAPSSAFFGSLAVNSLGERMIDESRYGAALGAAIATAPGNRAWLLVDAELEAEARRQIGPQSVWFQRMQGERLLRAGRHSGRTIEEVAARAGIEPAALRKTVDAHNQAIAENRPDPLGKPDDIRRPIHTGPFALLDISFKARLTYPTPMLTLGGVVVDEDTGAVRTRDGGVIPGLYAAGRAAAGICSNSYVSGLSLADCVFSGRRAGAHSAQLARPARTA; this is encoded by the coding sequence ATGCGGAGCTGGGACGCCTCGGCCGATGTCGTCATTGTCGGATACGGCGGCGCGGGGGTCAGTGCGGCACTCGCGGCGCGCGCGGGCGGAGCCGAGGTGCTGGCCATCGACCGGTATCTCGGAGGCGGGGCGACCGCACTGTCGGGCGGGATCGTGTACGCGGGCGGCGGAACCTGGGTCCAGCGGGCGGCCGGAGTCGAGGACGACGCCGAGAACATGCTGGCCTATCTGCGCGCCGAGGTCGGGGACGCGGTGAGCGAGCGGACGCTGCGGCAATTCTGCGAGGAATCGGCCGGCATGATCGATTGGCTGTCCGCACACGGTGTTCCGTTCGACGCGTCACTGTGCCCGTACAAGACCTCCTACCCCACCGACGACTACTACCTGTACTACTCGGGCAGCGAAAACTCCGGCGGCTACCGGGAATTGGCGACGCCGAAACAACGCGGGCACCGGGCGCACGGACGCGGCGTCTCGGGGAAGAAGCTGTTCGGGCCGCTCGCGGCGTCGGCGGCGCGGCTGGGCGTCAAGGTCCGGACCGGTACTCGCGCAACGCGACTCGTGGTCGAGGAGGGGCGGGTGATCGGCGTGGAGGCGATCACCCTCGCCGACGCGCCCGCGGCCGTGCAGCGGCGCTTCGCCGCACTGGCCCGCATCTCGGCGAAACCCGGTGTGTACCACCAGGGTTTGCGCCGCGCCGTACAACTGCTGCTCGATCGCATCGAGCGCAAGCACGGCCGGAGCATCCGCATCGAGGCTCGATCCGGTGTCATCCTCACCACCGGCGGATTCATCGCCAATGGTGCGATGGTGGCCCGGCACGCACCGGAATACCCCTGGGCCGAAGGGCTTCCGCTGGGCACCGCCGGTGACGACGGCAGCGGCATCGCCATGGCGGAATCGCTGGGTGCGGCCACCAGCAAGATGAGCACCATCTCCACCTGGCGGTTCATCGCACCGTCCAGCGCCTTCTTCGGCTCGCTCGCCGTCAACTCCCTGGGCGAGCGCATGATCGACGAATCCCGCTACGGCGCGGCCCTGGGCGCGGCCATCGCGACCGCACCGGGCAACCGGGCCTGGCTGCTCGTCGACGCCGAACTCGAAGCCGAGGCGCGCCGCCAGATCGGGCCGCAGTCGGTGTGGTTCCAGCGCATGCAGGGCGAACGCCTGCTGCGGGCCGGACGCCACTCCGGGCGCACCATCGAGGAGGTGGCCGCCCGCGCCGGCATCGAACCCGCGGCGCTGCGCAAGACGGTGGACGCGCACAATCAGGCCATCGCGGAGAACCGGCCGGACCCGCTGGGCAAGCCGGACGACATCCGCCGCCCGATTCACACGGGCCCCTTTGCGCTGCTGGATATTTCGTTCAAGGCGCGGCTCACCTACCCGACGCCCATGCTCACCCTCGGCGGGGTCGTGGTCGACGAGGACACCGGCGCGGTGCGCACCCGGGACGGCGGCGTCATCCCGGGCCTGTACGCCGCCGGTCGCGCGGCCGCGGGCATCTGCTCCAACTCCTATGTGAGCGGGCTGTCGCTGGCGGACTGCGTCTTCTCCGGCCGCCGCGCGGGCGCCCACAGCGCCCAGCTCGCTCGCCCCGCCCGCACCGCCTGA
- a CDS encoding acyl-CoA dehydrogenase, translating to MNSALIMSARDLEFLLYEWLEVESLTARARYAEHSRETFDQALELSRDLATKYFAPHNRASDLEEPRFDGTRVHVIPEVGKALRAFADAGLIGAAMDAKVGGMQLPYTVHTACMAWIHAANVATAGYALLTIGNANLIAAHGSPEQIERFMLPMLDGRHFGTMALSEPHAGSSVGDLTTSAVAQQDGTYRLFGRKMWISGGDHELSDNIIHLVLARIPGAPAGSRGVSLFIVPKYLDDEQGAATVRNDVVLAGINHKLGWRGTVNTAPVFGDGAFEPYGAAGAVGYLVGEPNKGLSYMFHLMNEARIGVGLAATALGYTGYLKSLEYARNRPQGRPVTAHDQNAPQVPIVEHPDVRRMLLAQKAYVEGALALELYCGRLVDEQHSATDDSERDRAATLLRILTPIAKSWPSQWCLAANDLAIQVHGGAGYTRDYDVEQHYRDNRLNPIHEGTHGIQSLDLLGRQVVAEDGKALRLLLEAVHRTAATARVGGDGELAEFADALARAAGRLAATTATLWAGADPAAALANSAVYLEAAGHVVLAWIWLEQAVVTVGKRGAFYDGKRAATRYFYRWELPRTGPMFDLLDSGDRTTLDLDPAWL from the coding sequence ATGAATTCTGCTCTCATCATGTCCGCCCGCGACCTCGAGTTCCTGCTCTACGAGTGGCTCGAGGTCGAATCCCTGACCGCGCGTGCGCGTTACGCCGAGCATTCGCGGGAGACCTTCGATCAGGCGCTGGAGTTGAGCCGGGATCTGGCCACCAAGTACTTCGCGCCGCACAATCGAGCGTCCGATCTGGAGGAGCCGCGCTTCGACGGCACGCGGGTGCATGTGATTCCCGAGGTGGGGAAGGCGCTGCGCGCCTTCGCCGACGCGGGCCTGATCGGTGCGGCCATGGACGCGAAGGTCGGCGGTATGCAGCTGCCGTACACGGTGCACACCGCGTGTATGGCCTGGATCCACGCCGCGAACGTGGCCACCGCCGGATACGCGCTGCTGACCATCGGCAATGCCAATCTGATCGCCGCGCACGGGAGTCCGGAGCAGATCGAGCGGTTCATGCTGCCCATGCTGGACGGCCGGCACTTCGGCACCATGGCGCTGTCGGAGCCGCACGCCGGGTCCAGCGTCGGGGATCTGACCACCAGCGCCGTGGCTCAGCAGGACGGCACCTACCGGCTGTTCGGGCGCAAGATGTGGATCTCCGGCGGTGATCACGAACTGTCGGACAACATCATTCATCTGGTGCTGGCGCGGATTCCGGGCGCGCCCGCGGGCAGCCGCGGGGTGTCGCTGTTCATCGTCCCCAAGTATCTGGACGACGAGCAGGGCGCGGCGACCGTACGCAACGATGTGGTGCTGGCGGGCATCAACCACAAGCTGGGATGGCGCGGAACCGTCAATACCGCACCGGTTTTCGGCGACGGAGCGTTCGAGCCGTACGGGGCGGCCGGTGCGGTGGGTTACCTGGTGGGCGAGCCGAACAAGGGCCTGTCCTACATGTTCCACCTCATGAACGAGGCCCGCATCGGCGTCGGCCTGGCCGCCACCGCACTGGGGTACACCGGCTATCTGAAGTCGCTCGAGTACGCCCGCAATCGGCCGCAGGGCCGCCCGGTCACCGCCCACGATCAGAACGCCCCGCAGGTGCCCATCGTCGAGCATCCGGATGTGCGGCGAATGCTGCTGGCGCAGAAAGCCTATGTGGAGGGCGCGCTGGCGCTGGAGCTGTACTGTGGCCGCCTGGTCGACGAACAGCACAGTGCCACCGATGATTCCGAACGCGACCGGGCCGCCACGCTGTTGCGCATTCTGACGCCGATCGCCAAGAGCTGGCCGAGCCAATGGTGCCTGGCCGCCAATGATCTCGCCATCCAGGTGCACGGCGGGGCCGGCTACACCCGCGACTACGACGTGGAACAGCACTACCGGGACAATCGACTGAACCCGATTCACGAAGGCACGCACGGGATTCAGAGCCTGGATCTGCTGGGTCGCCAGGTCGTCGCCGAGGACGGCAAGGCGCTGCGCCTGCTGCTGGAGGCCGTGCATCGCACCGCCGCCACGGCCCGCGTCGGTGGTGACGGGGAACTGGCCGAGTTCGCCGACGCGCTGGCCCGCGCCGCCGGCCGGCTCGCCGCGACCACCGCCACCCTCTGGGCGGGGGCCGACCCGGCCGCGGCGCTGGCCAATTCGGCGGTCTACCTGGAGGCCGCCGGGCATGTGGTGCTGGCCTGGATCTGGCTGGAGCAGGCTGTGGTGACCGTCGGCAAGCGCGGCGCGTTCTATGATGGCAAACGCGCAGCTACTCGATACTTCTATCGCTGGGAGTTGCCGCGCACCGGTCCCATGTTCGATCTGCTCGACTCCGGCGACCGCACCACCCTCGATCTGGATCCGGCCTGGTTGTAG